ATGGCGGCCTCCTCGAAGGGCGAGGGGAAGAAGGCGCTGGCCGCGTGGGAGAGGTGATGCTCCGGGAACAGAACCCTGGGCTTGCCGGGCCCCAGCTTGGCGAACTCCTGGGTGAGCATCCGGCTCATGAACAGCTTCTCCTTGATCCACACCGGCATGGCGGAGAGGAAGCTGACCATGCCCGAGGGGGCGTAGCCGTGGTAGGTTTCCAGGAGGCGTTCGAACTTCAGGAAGGGCTTGTCGTAGAAGGCCACGGCCTCCAGGTCCCGCAGGGAGAGCCCCGCCTCGGCCAGGCAGTAGGCCGCGGCGTTGGTGGGGAAGGAGGCGTCGTGCTTGACGCGGGTGAAGCGCTCTTCATGGGCTGCGGCCACGATGGCCCCGTCCATGATGAGGGCGGCGGCGGAGTCGTGGTAGTAGGCGGAAATCCCGAGGATGGCCTCTGGCATGTCAGGTCCTGGAGTGGGCAATGCGCCGGGCGGTCGGGACTGCGCCGCCCGGCGCTGGTTGACTGTTGGCGAGCGCCCGGGGGCGCGGCGCGGCCTAGAACAGCGTGTAGATGAAGGGCGCTATGGCCGACCCGCTGGTGAGCACGATGAGCGCGCCGAAAAGCAGCAGCACCAGGATCACGGGCAGCAGCCAGAATTTCTTCCTGACCCTCAGGAAGCCCCAGAGATCGCCTAAGAAGCTCATGATAATCCGCCTAGTATGGAGTTTCGATGTCCTTGCTGGTGAACAGGTGGTCCCGCACGCGGAAAACGCTGGTCTCGTCCTGCTTCCATTTGCGGGCCTGCATGGGGTCCTTGCCCATGAGGCGGCGCAGCAGCCCCATGGGGGTGAGCACGAGGTAGAAAACCGCCCCGAGCAGGAGCTTGCTCATCACCGTGCCCAGCAGGTGCGAGAAGCCGAACCAGACTTTCGCGGCGGGCTTGAAGGCCGCGGGCCAGGTCATGTTCAGGATGAGCAGGAGGACGCCTGCGGCCAGGAAGGGTTTCTTGTCGCCCAGCCAGGCCACGAGCAGGCAGATGAGCACCAGGGCCATGCCGGTGTCGCGGGCCTGTGCGGTGCTGGCGCCGAGCCAGGTGGAGCGTCCTTTGGTTTTCGGGGGCATGGGAACCTCAATTTTATTCTGCTCATAGGCTATCAGCAGACGGCAATTCTGGCAACATCAGGGGCGGAGCGGCCCGAGTAAGGCATGTTTGTGACGCGCCTGGGCATGCGATGTAATGCGGGCCGTAACCTGAAGGGCGGTCCAGGCGTCACACAAACAACGATGCTTGAACTCTGATCCCGGAGCGCAGTGATGGTCTACATGTTTCTCGGCGTCTGTTGCATCATGGTTGTGCAGTGCATGTTTTCTTCGCCTTCTGTGCGGGTGGCCTTGCCCCTGGCCAGCGCGGCAGTGGTGCGAGGTTGCCTTGTGGGCTATTCAACGGTGGTGTGTCTGCTCATGCTGGAGGGCTGCTTCGTGATGTTGCAGTCCTGAATCGCCGTCCTACCTGCCAGCCTCCATTGACCTTTTCTATGCAACGCATAGACAGGCATCCCGACAAACGATTGGCCTCCCTCCCGGCTTTACGGGTACCAATAACGCTCATTGAACAAACGCGTTCGGGAGCGTGGGCATGGTCTTGCGGTTGCTGGTCCGGCTGGCCCTGGCGGCGGCGTTCTTCGCCGCCGGTGTGGTCAAGCTGCTCAATCCCGCGGTGTTCGCCGTCACGGTGGAGGCTTTCGGGCTGCTGCCGGACGCGCTGGTGCGCGCGCTCTCCGTGGCGTTGCCCGCCCTGGAGGTGGTGGCCGCCGTGCTGCTGGCCCTGGGCAGGCGCGGGGGGCTCGAGCTCACCACGATACTGCTGTGCTGTTTCGTGGCCGTGCTGCTCTACGCGCTGCACATGGGCCTGGACGTGGACTGCGGCTGCTACGGCCCCTCGGACGTGCAGTACGAGGCCTTCGGCTCCATCAGGCGCGCCCTCTGGCGCGACGCCGCCATGCTCGCGGGCGTGGGCTTCCTGTTCTTGAGCGGGCGCATGGGCGCTAAGACTCTGGACCGGACAACAACCTAATCGGGAGGACATCATGCGTTTTCGCAACGCCGCCGCCATGCTGGCCCTGTGCGGCCTGATCCTGGGCGGGGCCCTGACCGCCTTGGCCAAGGACATGTTCGAGGAGGAAGTGGACAAGGACGCCGTGAGCGTGAAGCTCGTGCGCGAGGTCGTGGCGGGCGGGTATCCGGTCATGAGCGGCGAAGAGCTCAAGAAGGCCATGGATGAGGGCAAGCCCATGCTGGTGGTGGACACCATGCCCTATGAGGCCAGCTACAAGAAGGAGCACGTGCCCCAGGCCGTGTCCTTCGAGTTCCCCATCGAGCCCATGCCCCAGTGGGACGCCTCCAAGACCGGCGGCAAGTCCGAGAAGGACTTCGAGGCCCTGCTCGGCCCGGACAAGAACAAACTCATCGTGTTCTACTGCGGCTTCGTCAAATGCTCGCGCAGCCACAACGGCGCCCTGTGGGCCAAGAAGCTGGGCTACGCCAACGTGGTGCGCTTCCCCGGCGGCATCTACGCCTGGAAGGGCGCGAAGTACCCTGTGGACGCCGTGAAATAGCATTTCCCCTGACCTGGCGGGCGTTGTCCCTGCCGGGTTATGTCACCGTGATCACACCGCCGGTTGCGCAGTTTGCGCTTCCGGCGGTATTTTTCGCCCCATAGGTTAAGTCCGGCCCCTGAACTGCCGATAAGATTGCCGACACGGCACGTTTCGGCCGCGTTGAGGGGGTGAGGCGCATGGCGGATGATATCGGCAGCGGCGGCGTGTCCGGAACCACGGGCCTGAGCGTCGCGGCGTCCAAGCAACTGTTCGGGGCCCAGGTGGTCAAGAAGACCCTGGACTACATGAACACCGATCCGTTCGATTCCTCCAAGAAGAACGCCGACTACGACTTCCAGACCAAGGTGCTGGAAGGCGGCTTCGCCCTCAAGGGCGACATGTTCAACAAGAAAGTCTAGCGCCGCCGAGTGATTGCGGAATAGGAAGCGCCGGTGCGGGGTCGTCCGCACCGGCGCTTTATCATTGGCGAAGGAATAGGGGGCGTGAGGCCCAGGCGGCTACAGGAACCTCCTGTTCACCACGTTCTGCGGCGCGCCGTCGATGAACATGCGCACGTTCTCCGCCGCGATGGCCATCAGGCGCTTGCGGGCCGTGAGCGAGGCCCAGGCCATGTGCGGGGTGATCAGGCAGTTGGGCGCGGCGAGCAGCGGGTTGGCCGGGTCGGGCGGCTCCACGGCCAGCACGTCCAGCGCGGCCCCGGCCAGGCGGCCGGAATGCAGGGCCTGGGCCAGGTCCGCCTCGTTGACCAGGCGGCCGCGCGCTGTGTTCACCAGGTAGCTGCCGGGGCGCATGCGCCCGAGCAGCGCGGCGTTGACGAAGGCGTCGTTCTCGGCGGTGAGCGGGCAGTGCAGCGTGACCACGTCGGAATACTCGAACAGCTCCTCAAGCCCGATGAAGCCGAACAGGGGCGACTCGATGGGGGCCTTGGGCCTTGGGGCGTGGGCAAGCACGCGCATGCCCAGGGCCAGGCCCAGTTCGGCCACGCGCCGCCCGATGCCGCCGAAGCCCACCACGCCGAGCGTCAGCCCGGCCAGCTCCACCTGCGGGGTGCTCCAGAAGGTGAACTCGCCGCAGCGGTTCCACTCGCCGCCTCGCACCTGCCTGTCGTGCAGCTCCACGCGGCGGCACATGGCCAACATCTGGGCCACCACGAACTGCGCCACGGACTCGGTGCCGTAGCCGGGCACGTTGCACACCGGGATTCCTCTGGCTCCGGCCGCGGCCAGGTCCACCACGTCGTAGCCGGTGGCCAGCACGCCGATGTAGCGCAGGTCCGGCAGGGCGTCGATCACGTCGGCGCCCAGGCGGGTCTTGTTGGTCAGCACCACGGGTGCGCCCTGGGCGCGCTCCACGGTCAGTTCGGCGGGGGTGCGGTCGTGCACGGTGAGCGGGCCCAGCGCGGCCACGGCGTCCCAGGGGTTGTCGCCGGGGTTGAGGGTGGCGCCGTCGAGCACCACGATGTCGGAATTGGTGTTCATAGTCACATCGCAGGTTTGTAGACTTCGAACGTCTGGGTGAGGACTTCGCCTTTCTCCGTCTCCACGCGCAGCTCCCAGTGGCCGGGGGCCAACTCCCACGGCTGGGAGAAGGTGAAGAACACGTCGTAGCTCTGGCCGGGCTGGATGGATGCCTCGGTGACGTACTCCAGCTGCGGCTTGGGCTTCGAGGGGTCGAGCAGGCCGGGGGTCAGGGTGACTATCTTGGCCTTCATGGCCTGGGCCTTGGGATCGGCGATTCGGAAACGGTAGCCGAAGCTGGTGCCCATCTCGACGGGGATTGCGTTGGTTGCGCG
The sequence above is drawn from the Fundidesulfovibrio soli genome and encodes:
- a CDS encoding SxtJ family membrane protein, with translation MPPKTKGRSTWLGASTAQARDTGMALVLICLLVAWLGDKKPFLAAGVLLLILNMTWPAAFKPAAKVWFGFSHLLGTVMSKLLLGAVFYLVLTPMGLLRRLMGKDPMQARKWKQDETSVFRVRDHLFTSKDIETPY
- a CDS encoding DUF3859 domain-containing protein translates to MRTLLILAASLLLSACSMLGMGEPAKQLEVIEAGIFKNGALLRATNAIPVEMGTSFGYRFRIADPKAQAMKAKIVTLTPGLLDPSKPKPQLEYVTEASIQPGQSYDVFFTFSQPWELAPGHWELRVETEKGEVLTQTFEVYKPAM
- a CDS encoding MauE/DoxX family redox-associated membrane protein, with the translated sequence MVLRLLVRLALAAAFFAAGVVKLLNPAVFAVTVEAFGLLPDALVRALSVALPALEVVAAVLLALGRRGGLELTTILLCCFVAVLLYALHMGLDVDCGCYGPSDVQYEAFGSIRRALWRDAAMLAGVGFLFLSGRMGAKTLDRTTT
- a CDS encoding DUF5989 family protein → MSFLGDLWGFLRVRKKFWLLPVILVLLLFGALIVLTSGSAIAPFIYTLF
- a CDS encoding rhodanese-like domain-containing protein, translating into MRFRNAAAMLALCGLILGGALTALAKDMFEEEVDKDAVSVKLVREVVAGGYPVMSGEELKKAMDEGKPMLVVDTMPYEASYKKEHVPQAVSFEFPIEPMPQWDASKTGGKSEKDFEALLGPDKNKLIVFYCGFVKCSRSHNGALWAKKLGYANVVRFPGGIYAWKGAKYPVDAVK
- a CDS encoding D-2-hydroxyacid dehydrogenase, translating into MNTNSDIVVLDGATLNPGDNPWDAVAALGPLTVHDRTPAELTVERAQGAPVVLTNKTRLGADVIDALPDLRYIGVLATGYDVVDLAAAGARGIPVCNVPGYGTESVAQFVVAQMLAMCRRVELHDRQVRGGEWNRCGEFTFWSTPQVELAGLTLGVVGFGGIGRRVAELGLALGMRVLAHAPRPKAPIESPLFGFIGLEELFEYSDVVTLHCPLTAENDAFVNAALLGRMRPGSYLVNTARGRLVNEADLAQALHSGRLAGAALDVLAVEPPDPANPLLAAPNCLITPHMAWASLTARKRLMAIAAENVRMFIDGAPQNVVNRRFL